One genomic window of Coffea eugenioides isolate CCC68of chromosome 1, Ceug_1.0, whole genome shotgun sequence includes the following:
- the LOC113770542 gene encoding F-box protein At5g46170-like, whose translation MKDSIEGDPETHIYHLPDELLVFLFNKLVDAKCLCRCYIVSKRFASIITQIHDVSFAIPSRNINNISNQQNDLYHEESFAKNVLQFFVDNIYTKPVRYLRYIFLPKPPLSVSFDPIVFRAFTKFLKKLGRVKSLHVELPSFHENQSVLKWEAEFGSELSFCVVLFATTFRIMQMEDCENDVRPISLTNELLRSRANHAIQRLMDALWRNHIVRHVIEDHKELKDLTVSDSNKEGTLCLGENQIAELHDLSPTLPTSGYVKIWHAPIMHLLTSGHVMEGATVVMVRLLDQQSADEDRILNRVFKEEEVFREAAKEIYENYKTDALTYVIELNIP comes from the coding sequence ATGAAGGATTCAATTGAAGGAGATCCAGAAACTCATATCTACCATCTTCCTGACGAACTCCTTGTTTTCCTCTTCAACAAATTGGTAGATGCTAAATGCCTTTGTAGATGCTATATTGTATCTAAACGGTTTGCTTCCATCATAACTCAAATTCATGATGTATCATTTGCAATCCCTAGTCGTAACATAAACAACATTTCCAATCAGCAAAATGATTTATACCATGAAGAAAGTTTTGCAAAGAATGTGTTACAATTTTTTGTTGATAACATCTATACCAAACCTGTACGCTATTTAAGGTACATTTTTCTCCCCAAGCCACCACTTTCTGTCTCATTTGATCCCATTGTTTTCCGAGCTTTCACCAAATTTCTGAAAAAATTAGGACGTGTTAAATCTCTTCATGTCGAGTTACCATCTTTCCACGAAAATCAGTCAGTGCTGAAATGGGAAGCCGAGTTTGGGAGTGAATTAAGCTTTTGTGTAGTTCTATTTGCAACTACTTTCAGGATAATGCAAATGGAAGATTGTGAGAATGATGTTCGGCCAATTTCACTTACAAATGAGTTGCTTAGATCGAGAGCTAATCACGCGATACAACGATTAATGGATGCTTTATGGAGGAATCACATTGTAAGACATGTTATAGAGGATCACAAGGAGCTGAAGGATTTGACAGTTTCTGATTCAAATAAAGAAGGTACACTTTGTTTGGGAGAGAACCAGATTGCTGAACTCCATGATTTATCCCCAACTTTACCAACATCTGGCTATGTGAAGATATGGCATGCTCCTATTATGCATCTGTTAACTTCTGGCCATGTGATGGAAGGGGCAACAGTGGTTATGGTAAGGCTTCTTGATCAGCAGTCTGCTGATGAAGATCGCATATTGAACAGGGTTTTTAAAGAAGAGGAGGTTTTCAGGGAAGCCGCAAAGGAAATTTATGAAAACTACAAGACTGATGCTCTTACTTATGTGATTGAACTCAATATTCCTTGA